From the Thermococcus guaymasensis DSM 11113 genome, one window contains:
- a CDS encoding N-glycosylase/DNA lyase, translating to MTLDRFVKIRYKQDERKVRRLIEILNELGLDCARLIEEKVDLQFDALKNLRENLRDDELFIKLAIANSIVSYQLSGKGEDWWWEFSRYFSENPPEGGIAEAYSRFLPNSRTNRRLVAGKLKRIERVEPFLNSLSMDEIRDYYFNGMERLRDDLAKVMKAKRSAKTIVFAVKMFGYAGRIAFGEFVPYPMEIEIPDDVRINAYTKRFTHEPPVSFWSRIARETGIPPLHIDSILWPVLGGKGEVLERLRKRCSKAELVLELGSL from the coding sequence GTGACACTCGACCGCTTTGTGAAGATAAGATACAAGCAGGACGAGAGAAAAGTTCGGCGCCTCATCGAAATCCTGAACGAGCTCGGCCTCGACTGCGCGAGGCTGATAGAGGAGAAAGTTGACCTGCAGTTTGATGCGCTCAAAAACCTCAGGGAAAACCTCAGGGACGACGAGCTCTTCATCAAGCTCGCTATAGCAAACTCCATCGTCAGCTATCAGCTCAGCGGGAAGGGTGAGGACTGGTGGTGGGAGTTCTCAAGGTATTTCTCTGAAAACCCGCCGGAGGGGGGCATTGCCGAAGCGTATTCTCGTTTCCTTCCCAACTCCCGGACTAACAGGCGCCTCGTTGCGGGGAAGCTCAAGAGAATCGAGAGGGTCGAGCCGTTTCTGAACTCTCTCTCGATGGACGAGATTAGAGATTACTACTTCAACGGCATGGAAAGGCTCAGAGATGACCTCGCGAAGGTTATGAAGGCTAAAAGGAGCGCGAAAACGATAGTCTTCGCGGTGAAAATGTTCGGTTACGCAGGGAGGATAGCGTTCGGTGAGTTCGTTCCATATCCGATGGAAATTGAAATCCCGGACGACGTGAGAATAAACGCCTACACAAAGCGCTTTACCCATGAGCCGCCCGTGAGCTTCTGGAGCAGGATAGCAAGAGAAACTGGAATTCCTCCTCTCCACATCGACTCAATCCTGTGGCCCGTCCTCGGTGGAAAAGGAGAAGTCTTGGAGAGGTTGAGAAAACGCTGTTCAAAAGCAGAACTCGTTCTTGAGCTTGGGAGTCTTTGA
- a CDS encoding ABC transporter permease has translation MMWGLILELKQSIRSKKVIGTLGIMLLLYVPFFYILKRYGDPSSMDVQTIVAHMIDFLSGMSMFFIAILALLMGATAINSEIEKGTLRIALSKPISRLGYIGGKMLAQAAVIFLALLFSTAVAIAGLALIGAPLSGTLVREVFLLNMVLFLGLVQLLFLGYLLSTFVKSSTTALGLALVLFFVISLIAPAIVTFIAMENTSEYSDDTYQEYATKYLFFDPTTQVNLVLKDRNEMRCYEYVEVRNSQTGDVIQRNTTEIPSCNDYKHTSEVHESNGAVTSRGCYCNETYAGIAHSVGKNKTNFAILIGMTFVYGLLTIWRFLRMDLR, from the coding sequence ATGATGTGGGGACTAATACTTGAACTGAAACAAAGCATACGGAGCAAAAAGGTCATTGGGACGCTGGGGATAATGTTGCTGCTCTACGTACCTTTCTTCTACATCTTAAAAAGGTATGGAGATCCCTCTTCGATGGACGTTCAAACTATCGTAGCCCACATGATAGATTTCCTCAGCGGAATGTCGATGTTCTTCATAGCAATACTCGCTCTCCTCATGGGGGCCACCGCGATAAACTCGGAGATCGAGAAGGGAACCCTGAGGATCGCGCTCAGCAAGCCGATATCGAGGCTGGGATACATAGGGGGCAAGATGCTGGCACAGGCGGCAGTTATTTTCCTGGCCCTGCTGTTTTCCACGGCAGTGGCTATTGCTGGCCTTGCCCTGATAGGGGCCCCACTAAGCGGAACCCTAGTGCGAGAGGTGTTTCTCCTCAACATGGTGCTTTTCCTTGGCCTCGTTCAGCTCCTCTTCCTCGGTTACCTTCTCTCCACGTTCGTTAAGTCCTCAACCACCGCCCTTGGTCTCGCCCTCGTGCTGTTCTTCGTAATCTCACTGATAGCCCCCGCCATAGTCACATTTATTGCCATGGAAAACACTTCTGAGTATTCAGACGATACCTACCAAGAATACGCCACCAAATACCTGTTCTTTGACCCCACCACCCAGGTGAACCTCGTCCTCAAGGATAGAAACGAGATGCGCTGCTACGAGTACGTAGAAGTTCGGAATTCTCAGACGGGAGATGTGATTCAAAGAAACACCACTGAGATACCGAGTTGCAATGATTATAAGCACACTAGCGAAGTTCACGAGTCAAATGGAGCCGTTACAAGCAGAGGATGCTACTGCAACGAAACGTACGCAGGGATTGCACATTCCGTTGGAAAGAACAAAACGAACTTCGCAATCCTCATCGGGATGACCTTTGTCTACGGCCTGCTCACAATATGGAGGTTTCTCCGTATGGATCTGAGGTGA
- a CDS encoding ABC transporter ATP-binding protein has product MIEIKNLVKMYGQFKALDDLTLTVKEGQVYGFLGPNGAGKSTTILSTLGLIRPQKGVVSLFGEEVLRDGKFNEGQLVKAKARIGYMPEHATLWDFLTPLQTLDILGESFGIPKNERLKRARELLEMLNLWEVRDRKIGKFSKGMRQRVLLAQALINDPELLILDEPMTGLDPKGIAEFKDIIREQSKAGKTVFFSSHILAHVEEVCDTVGVIVRGKLRVEDSIDNIKREFLKRAGYLILLETDRPVEFKDVDWEIERVSPTKYKIKAPEDVRAQINEIVWSQGAKILQLMVRVPSLEEIFLKMVEEEG; this is encoded by the coding sequence ATGATCGAAATCAAAAATCTCGTGAAGATGTATGGACAGTTCAAGGCCCTCGACGACCTGACGCTCACCGTCAAAGAGGGGCAGGTTTACGGCTTCCTCGGGCCAAACGGTGCCGGAAAGAGCACAACAATACTGAGCACCCTCGGCTTGATAAGGCCTCAGAAGGGCGTGGTGAGTCTCTTCGGGGAGGAAGTCCTTAGGGACGGAAAGTTCAACGAAGGCCAGCTCGTTAAAGCCAAGGCCAGAATTGGCTACATGCCAGAACACGCCACTCTGTGGGACTTTCTTACTCCGCTCCAGACCCTTGACATACTTGGGGAGTCCTTTGGAATCCCAAAGAACGAAAGGTTGAAGCGGGCGCGGGAGCTTCTTGAGATGCTGAACCTCTGGGAGGTAAGGGATAGAAAGATCGGTAAGTTCTCAAAGGGAATGAGGCAAAGGGTGCTTTTAGCCCAGGCCCTGATAAACGACCCTGAGCTTCTGATCCTTGATGAGCCGATGACAGGCCTCGACCCGAAAGGCATAGCCGAGTTCAAGGATATAATCCGGGAGCAGAGCAAAGCAGGAAAGACCGTCTTTTTCTCAAGCCACATACTCGCTCACGTTGAGGAAGTATGCGATACGGTTGGAGTCATTGTCAGGGGCAAACTCCGCGTGGAGGACAGCATAGACAACATAAAGAGGGAGTTCTTAAAGAGGGCAGGCTATCTGATCCTCCTTGAGACGGACAGGCCCGTTGAGTTCAAGGATGTTGACTGGGAAATAGAGCGCGTCAGCCCAACCAAGTACAAGATAAAGGCCCCCGAAGATGTCAGGGCACAGATAAACGAAATCGTATGGAGTCAGGGAGCAAAGATCCTCCAGCTCATGGTTAGGGTTCCAAGCTTGGAGGAGATATTCCTGAAGATGGTGGAAGAGGAGGGCTAA
- a CDS encoding UbiD family decarboxylase, with the protein MLGEILQTFDDLVIVKEPVSKELEITRYLLKYRDRPVLFEDVDGWKVAGNIWSTRERIASFLNTEKERLVHVLAEAMENPSPYKTVKSAPFLKNSTRDFSLIELPIPKYYPKDGGQYFTSAMVIAKDKNGFVNVSFHRMMVRDDKTVAIRLVPRHLYAMWKDKAEHGEELDVRIVVGNPIHLLLAGATSTAYGISELEIASKLSGLAFGKPLEVIELRGIPVPVESEFVFEARITPELVDEGPFVDITGTYDYVRKQPLVVFERMYHVDDPIFHALLPGGYEHFMLMGLPKEPQIYASVKRVVPKVHGVRLTEGGAMWLHAVVSITKQHDGDGKNAILAAFAGHPSLKHVVVVDEDVNIYDDREVEWAIATRFQADRDLVIVPNARGSSLDPSAEKSLTTKWGIDATKPLDRKEEFERARL; encoded by the coding sequence ATGCTGGGGGAGATTCTCCAAACTTTTGATGATCTGGTTATTGTAAAGGAGCCCGTGAGCAAGGAGCTTGAGATAACCCGCTACCTCCTCAAGTACAGGGACAGGCCCGTCCTGTTCGAGGATGTGGACGGCTGGAAGGTGGCGGGCAACATATGGAGCACCCGCGAGAGGATAGCCTCTTTTCTGAACACTGAGAAGGAAAGGCTCGTCCACGTCCTGGCTGAGGCCATGGAGAACCCGTCGCCATACAAAACCGTTAAAAGCGCCCCCTTCCTGAAGAACTCAACGCGCGACTTCTCGCTGATAGAGCTTCCGATTCCAAAGTATTATCCCAAAGACGGTGGCCAGTACTTCACCTCCGCCATGGTGATAGCTAAAGATAAAAACGGCTTCGTCAACGTGTCGTTCCACAGGATGATGGTGCGCGATGACAAGACAGTCGCCATAAGGCTCGTCCCGAGGCATCTCTATGCCATGTGGAAGGACAAGGCCGAGCACGGGGAAGAGCTTGACGTCAGGATTGTGGTCGGAAACCCGATTCATCTTCTGCTCGCTGGCGCTACCAGCACCGCCTACGGAATCAGCGAGCTTGAGATAGCTTCTAAGCTAAGCGGGCTCGCCTTTGGAAAACCCCTCGAAGTCATCGAGCTGAGAGGAATACCCGTCCCTGTCGAGAGCGAGTTCGTCTTCGAGGCAAGGATAACTCCCGAGCTGGTTGACGAGGGGCCGTTCGTTGACATAACCGGAACCTACGACTACGTGAGGAAGCAGCCGCTCGTCGTGTTTGAGCGCATGTACCACGTGGACGATCCGATATTCCACGCCCTCCTACCCGGAGGCTATGAGCACTTCATGCTCATGGGTCTCCCCAAGGAGCCCCAGATTTATGCGAGCGTCAAGCGGGTCGTGCCAAAGGTTCACGGTGTAAGGCTGACCGAGGGTGGTGCCATGTGGCTACACGCCGTTGTTTCGATAACCAAACAGCACGACGGCGACGGCAAGAATGCGATTTTGGCTGCCTTCGCGGGCCATCCGAGCCTGAAGCACGTGGTAGTCGTTGACGAGGACGTTAACATCTACGACGACCGCGAGGTGGAGTGGGCAATAGCGACCCGCTTCCAGGCAGACAGGGACTTGGTCATAGTCCCCAACGCCCGTGGCAGCTCCCTCGACCCCTCCGCCGAGAAGAGCCTCACGACAAAGTGGGGCATTGACGCGACGAAACCGCTGGACAGAAAAGAGGAGTTCGAGAGGGCTAGGCTTTAG
- a CDS encoding beta-ribofuranosylaminobenzene 5'-phosphate synthase family protein, translated as MIIRTPKRLHLGLIDPTGSLGRRFGSLGVALEGGYEVRVLPSEGPEIRADGEDVETIKKAITKMNSAFGTGTGYLVEVREAIPRHVGLGSTTQLSLAVGTAVARLNSLSISIEKLAEVLGRGKNSGAGIYAFAYGGFVLDGGVKEGVPPLIFRGNFPEEWAFLLVIPETRPGFDEEEEKPIMGGKFGDVKAAMEISHCILLGLLPALKERNIKAFGRHLSAVQTLVGKHFAEFQGGEFREDVRLILEWLREHTYGAGQSSWGPTVYGLILRGEFQRLSAELKDYLKEHGVRAKVELGLPRNAGAEVVSENAFLERLIRSVAG; from the coding sequence ATGATAATCCGGACACCAAAGAGACTTCACCTTGGCCTAATAGACCCAACGGGCTCGCTTGGAAGGCGCTTCGGGAGCCTTGGCGTTGCTCTGGAAGGTGGGTACGAGGTCAGAGTCCTCCCCTCGGAGGGCCCGGAAATAAGGGCAGATGGAGAGGACGTCGAGACGATAAAGAAGGCCATCACAAAGATGAACTCGGCCTTTGGAACCGGCACGGGCTACCTCGTCGAGGTGCGGGAGGCTATTCCAAGGCACGTCGGTCTGGGCTCAACCACACAGCTCAGCCTCGCCGTGGGGACTGCGGTAGCGAGGCTGAACAGCCTGAGCATTTCGATTGAGAAACTCGCTGAAGTCCTAGGTAGGGGCAAGAACAGCGGGGCGGGAATCTACGCCTTCGCCTATGGCGGGTTTGTCCTCGACGGGGGCGTTAAGGAAGGGGTGCCGCCGCTGATATTCAGGGGGAACTTCCCGGAAGAGTGGGCCTTCCTGCTCGTAATTCCGGAGACCAGGCCCGGCTTCGACGAAGAGGAGGAGAAGCCCATAATGGGGGGGAAGTTTGGGGACGTTAAAGCTGCGATGGAGATAAGCCACTGCATCCTGCTCGGCCTACTTCCCGCCCTGAAGGAGAGGAACATCAAGGCCTTTGGCAGACACCTCTCCGCGGTACAGACGCTTGTGGGGAAGCACTTCGCCGAGTTCCAGGGCGGGGAGTTCAGGGAAGACGTGAGACTGATACTTGAGTGGCTCAGGGAGCACACCTACGGCGCGGGCCAGAGCAGCTGGGGGCCGACCGTCTACGGACTGATACTCAGAGGTGAGTTCCAGAGGCTCTCGGCGGAGCTTAAAGACTACCTTAAGGAGCACGGGGTAAGGGCAAAGGTCGAGCTAGGTCTCCCGAGGAACGCGGGAGCCGAGGTTGTAAGCGAGAACGCCTTCCTGGAAAGGTTGATAAGGAGCGTGGCAGGGTGA